CCCCTATGAAACGCAAGGTCACAGGTAATGACAAAAACGGGTAAGCTGATCGTCCTGACCGGACCCAGTGGTGTTGGCAAAGGCACCCTACTACAGCGGCTCTTGCAAGCCTGCCCAGACTTATATCTTGCGGTTTCAGCCACGACCCGTTCCCCCCGAGAGGGAGAAGTAGATGGCAAGCATTATTATTTTTTGACCAAAGATCAATTTCAAACCCGAATTGATCAAAATCAGCTCTTGGAATGGGCCGAATATGCGGGAAATTTCTACGGAACGTTACGGGAACCCGTAATGCGGGAAATTGCCCAGGGGCAGAAAGTTATTTTAGAAATTGAATTAGTTGGGGCTCGTCAAATCCGAGAGAAGGTTGCTGAGGCCTGTCAGATCTTTGTTAGTCCCCCCTCTGTGGCCGATTTAGAAGCTCGCATTCGAGGGCGAGGCCAAGATTCGGAGGCCGCCATTACCCGTCGTTTAGACCAAGCCAAAATCGAACTGGCCGCAGCCGATGAATTTGATTTTCAGCTGGTCAACGATGACCTAGACTCAGCGTTGCAAACCCTTAAATCTAAGGTGTTGTCGTTATGATGCTTCGCCGTCTAGTGGCCGTATTGCTATTGCTGCTGAGTCTGAATATATTTCCCCTGCCAGCCCAGGCTGAAACCCATCTCTACCAGGAGAAACCAGGGCAAGTGACGTTGCGATCGCAACAGAGTCTCCAAGACCAGGCCCAACGCAGTTGGCAAACCATCCTCTTTAAGCGCTATATCGACAACCAGCTCGAAGGAATATTCTTGCGTCTCGTGGGATTTCCTGGGCAAGTTGAAGTGGCTCCTGAGCAACCCTTGCAATTTAGCATCGCCGACCAATTTCGTTGGCAGTCTCAACCCGCCATGGATGGGACCACATTGATGCTTCCAGATAACGTCGGTCAGTACGACGTCCAGCCCCTGCTTGAAAATCTAGATAACGATACTCGCCTCGTCTTAGAAATTCCTCTAGTGAGTGGTGTACCTGCCAACCTTGTCGCCCCTCCTGCAGTAATTCATGAATGGCGAGAAGTGACTCAGTTTTCTCCTCACAGCTAAATTGAGCCCCCTAGAAGACTGAGAGGCCATGATTCAAGCAAGCCTCTAAGCCTGAAAATCTTATGCTGTTTTGAATTCAAGGATTCCTAGCTTGATTTCAATCCCTCTATTTTT
The Acaryochloris marina S15 genome window above contains:
- the gmk gene encoding guanylate kinase; the encoded protein is MTKTGKLIVLTGPSGVGKGTLLQRLLQACPDLYLAVSATTRSPREGEVDGKHYYFLTKDQFQTRIDQNQLLEWAEYAGNFYGTLREPVMREIAQGQKVILEIELVGARQIREKVAEACQIFVSPPSVADLEARIRGRGQDSEAAITRRLDQAKIELAAADEFDFQLVNDDLDSALQTLKSKVLSL
- a CDS encoding DUF3122 domain-containing protein translates to MMLRRLVAVLLLLLSLNIFPLPAQAETHLYQEKPGQVTLRSQQSLQDQAQRSWQTILFKRYIDNQLEGIFLRLVGFPGQVEVAPEQPLQFSIADQFRWQSQPAMDGTTLMLPDNVGQYDVQPLLENLDNDTRLVLEIPLVSGVPANLVAPPAVIHEWREVTQFSPHS